CTAGTGACCTTTCCCCCAGATCCCAGGATCCAGGCCCGCCCCAAGGTGGGAGGTGTGGGGACCGAGGCAGCTAGGATTGGACAGAGCCAGCGGGGGCGTGTCCCAGGCACAGCAGACCCGGGCAGCTGAGCAGAGCAGGTGGACTCCAGGCAGAGCAGCAGCTTCCAGGCATCCCTAGGCCTGTCCAACTGGGACCCCTGTCCTCTAAACATGGCCTCAGGCACCCTGGAGCTCcagccctgtggccctgcggGGACACAGGCAGCCTAAACACCACCAGCCCAGGGTCCTTGCcatgcccctgccccagcctcagcaAGCCCCTGGCACAGAGGCCATGGAGACGGTGCCCCCAGCTGTGGACCTGGTGCTGGGCGCCTCGGCCTGCTGCCTGGCCTGTGTCTTCACCAATCCCCTGGAGGTGGTGAAGACGCGGCTGCAGCTGCAGGGGGAGCTGCAGGCCCAGGGCACCTACCCACGGCCCTACCGGGGCCTTGTGTCCTCTGTTGCCGCCGTGGCCCGAGCCGACGGGCTGTGGGGCCTGCAGAAGGGGCTGGCCGCCGGCCTGCTGTACCAGGGCCTCATGAACGGCGTCCGCTTCTACTGCTACAGCCTGGCGTGCCAGGCCGGCCTCACCCAGCAGCCGGGTGGCACCGTGGTCGCCGGCGCTGTTGCTGGGGCACTGGGAGCCTTCGTGGGGAGCCCGGCTTACCTGGTGAGTACCTGGTCTCCAACCCCCAGCACCCCGTGACTCGGCTCCCGAGGAGGCTCTGCGGGCTCCGGGGCTGGCAGACCTGGCAGGGTGGGGCCGCTGGGTGGGGCTGCTCCCCAGAAcatcccagcccaggcctggaaTCTGCCCCTTGCCCAGGGCACCAGGGCCTTCCCTGATCCATGCTCCCCTGGGGACCCTGCCCCCACTGGTCCttagctgggggaggggcaaagGGTGGCAGGTGCAGGGCTTCAAATCCTAGCCGGGTCACTTTCTTCCCGTGCGGACTCGAGTAAGCTAAGAATGAAAGCTGCCGTTGAGCCAGAGCTCGCCGTCCTGCGAGGGTGCTGGACAGTCACCATCTCCCGCAATCCTCAGAACAGCCTTTCAAGGGTGACAGAcaaagctgaggcccagagaagatcAAGTAACTCACTCCAAGTCACAGCGAGATGCAGGCAACTCCAAAGCCGCGCCCCAACCCCATTTGGCAGGCCCTCTAAGCTTGGGGCGCGGGACCTCAGAGCTCTGGGTTTCAGGCACAGGCTGGGGGCGCCCTCAACACGCACAGCCTGTCCAGCTCCCTCAGGTTCTGTCCCCAAGCTGTCTTCCCCTCCTCTCGCACAGGTGAAAACGCAGCTGCAGGCCCAGACGGTGGCTGCGATGGCCGTGGGGCACCAGCACCATCACCAGGTGAGGACCGTCACTGCCCAGAGCTCCCTGGCTGCATGGGCTGGATGGGCTCCAGGACTGGGCAGGGGCTGTCCAGTGACCTCCTGCCCTGTGCCTGCAGAGCGTCTTGGGTGCCTTGGAGACCATCTGGCAGCAGCAGGGCCCGTCGGGGCTATGGCGGGGCGTGGGTGGGGCCGTGCCTCGAGTCATGGTGGGCTCTGCCGCCCAGCTGGCCACCTTCACCTCAGCCAAGGCCTGGGTGCAAGAGCGacaggtgaggggctggggacacCTGTGCCTCCTTCCACACAGGGAGGTCCAGGGGGTGGCAACGGGTGGGGCCCGGGCTCTGCCCTCAGTGGTGACCCAAGCCCTCGGGCCCAGCGGGAGGGGGGACAGCAGTGATCTCCGAAGCTGTGaaggagctgggggtggtgggCTGGGGGCCATGGCTGGAGGGGCTGGTCTGTtcccctctctccagccctcGCACCCCCTGCATGCTGGTGGGAAGAGGGCAGTTGCAGGGTCAGCAGCCTGTGCCCTCCCCACAGTGGCTCCCAGAGGACAGCTGGCTGGTGGCCCTGGCTGGAGGCATGATTAGCAGCGTAGCCGTGGTTGCCGTCATGACCCCCTTCGACGTGGCCAGCACGCGACTGTACAATCAGCCGGTGGATGGAGCTGGCAGGGTGCgaggggcggggggcaggggacGTGGGGTGCTGGGAACACACCCCGACACAGACACGAGCAGCCAGAGACGAACAGACACGTGACACGCATGCAGACACAGCAGCTGGGCTTGTTGCTGAGCACCTGGTCCCAGGCGCGGGCTGAGCACTTCCACACTGGGGTTAACTCCATCCCCACGACCAccttcattttcctgatgaggaaactgaggctcagatcaAGTGACTCCCCTGAGGTCGCCCACCTGGTAAGTGAAGGAACCAGAA
This region of Microcebus murinus isolate Inina chromosome 2, M.murinus_Inina_mat1.0, whole genome shotgun sequence genomic DNA includes:
- the SLC25A34 gene encoding solute carrier family 25 member 34 isoform X1 codes for the protein MPLPQPQQAPGTEAMETVPPAVDLVLGASACCLACVFTNPLEVVKTRLQLQGELQAQGTYPRPYRGLVSSVAAVARADGLWGLQKGLAAGLLYQGLMNGVRFYCYSLACQAGLTQQPGGTVVAGAVAGALGAFVGSPAYLVKTQLQAQTVAAMAVGHQHHHQSVLGALETIWQQQGPSGLWRGVGGAVPRVMVGSAAQLATFTSAKAWVQERQWLPEDSWLVALAGGMISSVAVVAVMTPFDVASTRLYNQPVDGAGRGQLYGGLADCLVKIWRQEGPLALYKGLGPAYLRLGPHTILSMLFWDELRKLAVRARHRGT
- the SLC25A34 gene encoding solute carrier family 25 member 34 isoform X2; amino-acid sequence: MPLPQPQQAPGTEAMETVPPAVDLVLGASACCLACVFTNPLEVVKTRLQLQGELQAQGTYPRPYRGLVSSVAAVARADGLWGLQKGLAAGLLYQGLMNGVRFYCYSLACQAGLTQQPGGTVVAGAVAGALGAFVGSPAYLVKTQLQAQTVAAMAVGHQHHHQSVLGALETIWQQQGPSGLWRGVGGAVPRVMVGSAAQLATFTSAKAWVQERQGQLYGGLADCLVKIWRQEGPLALYKGLGPAYLRLGPHTILSMLFWDELRKLAVRARHRGT